GACAGTGCAACATTAAACTGGGCTACTTAATGCATACTTTAGATGGTGCCATCATCCAGTTTCTTACAATAGCCGAGGGTGTGTTCGCGAAACGTATTGCAAACGTAATATTAGCTTGTTACTCAAGCTAGGCCCAGCTAGGCGTTAGTTAGCACCATACGTAGTTTAAATATGTATGCTCTGCAATGCACCCGGTCACACATACACCTCACTATACAATACACCTCAATGTACAATCAACAAAAAATGCGAATGAGAATGGCAACATTAATCTTCCCAAAAGTAGTTTTCTCTGAAGGCCTTGACTGCCCCTGCAGTGTCCTAGCTTTAGTACCCGGCTAACGTTGATCAAACTTCCAGTCCACCAGTCCACCTGCTGTATGCTAATTAACAAAAACACGGAAACTAACGTAAATAAAGCTTCACGGTGTATTTTATTCAGCTGGTTAACGTTAACCACGCACATTTAACTAGCCGCTTCCCGCTCGTTTGTGTTAAAGCCATGAGGCGTGTGAGaagaagctaacgttagctaacaaGTGACGCAGCATCTTGAAACACCACTTCCCCAGCCGACTACTCACCGTCCTGTTGGAGAAATAAAGGCAATAATAAACTATGGCAGCGGAGTCATTCGATGAAACGGAGCTGGTTGCTGAAGGCAGGCTCCACCGCTCACAACTCGGACGTCAAACGGACAATGGCGCGCTCCAAAGGACCAACGACAGAAGAAAGACGACCTGCCTAGACACTTCCGGACaagacattcaaaataaaagtgcgACTAAATATTTCGATATGACGCAGAAATAAAGACCATGTAAACAGTGGAGGAATAAGTACTCATTGTAtttactcaagttaaagtaGCGCAACTACAGTGTACAAAAATAACTCCTGCTATCAAAcgtgtacttaagtaaaagtgtaaataaaagcatcaaagtACACTtaaaacaccaaaaataaaagtacaaatttAGCAGAATATCCCATTTAAGCaccatatatttatattattgtattattaatgaTGCCTTTATAGATTCATCACTTCAGTGTGGCACTTTACTGGGTACATATTACTGGGAAGCTTAacttataataatgataataacgatgaaaatgttttagttgatttatattttgcatcataATCTAACTCTGCAAAGTAATTATTAactaaatatgcaaaaataaatatagtggaatAATCAACAAGTAGCATAATGCACctaatttttttttacttaagtacagtacttgtgtaaatgtaatcaattaCTTTCCACAACTGCATGTAAATGAACAGTCATGAGAACAACTGGGTTATGACTGTTGTGTTGTATTCTTATTGTATAGGTACTAATATATACTGTTTGATTGTTTATTGTATTCATACCGTGTAATTTATCTTACTTGTTCTAATGTGGTCCAGTTGGATCGGCCTCCTTCTTAAGCAATATCgatagaaatgtaataattcaTGTAGTGTGTGTAGTTCTCTTTTACCATGTGAACTATGACCGTGGGTCCGTTATACATATCTTATTTCTGGCACAGTTAGTCTTTCTCCATACTAGACATTCTTTAAAATCCAAAATGCTGCATCCATCtccatatattttaaattacaataaGAACAATCATATTCcttcagtttcatttttttatttaagataagTGCGCAAAAGCAAATGTATTTCACAAAACCACCTTGTAATTACAACATATCCCTTCTGCCAAGGTTTTCAACTGAATCGCCTCTAATCCAAAACCTTTTGTAGGGACTGACTACTTCATTAACAGTGTCAGTAAACTTAAATTACAGTtggaagaaaggaaaataattcaCTGTAAGCCTATGTCAAAAACGTTTAGTTttgtacagcaaatgtgttttgcatTCTTGCCTGATAAATGAGTCACACAAGGCTTGATGCCAGCAGCCAGGGACTAAACTTCCAGTTTGACAACAATTCAAAAAAGTTGTAGTCCAGATTTCAGCTTGTTAACATCACTGTGGTTCCAAAGAAGACCATCAGCTGTTCTCAGTGGTGCAGAGACCCCAGGGACACTGTGTGTCGTGTTGCTGTCCAACTCCACCGGCTGGTCAAAGACAGTCATTGTTGAGTAGTTTTCCACCATGAGGCATGATGGGTCATCTGACTGTCCAGGGACCTTACCAAGAGGATAGTTCTTCCACAAAACCTTATCGTTGCACACCTGCCAAGGAGATCCTCTTAgcaattttacattttcagccTGAGCATCCGCCGATTTGTACTCCTCCGGGGACACACCGCTGCCCTCTGCGTAAGACGTAGAGCGCCAGCGGTGGCGCCGCAACTGTTGCAGCTTCTCATGTAAGCTCTCCAGTGTGTATATGGGCTGATGTTTATGCTCCGGAACAGTGTCATATTCAGAGTGGCCAATTTGTGTGTAGATAGAGCAGAGCTGGAGCAACCTCTGTCGGGTCTCCAGAGGGAGAGGATGCTCCATGTCGTCCAGGATTAACTGCAGTAGGTGAGGCGTGCTGACACAGGGAGCATCCAGGCACGCCGAGAGCAGCTGCTGCCACCTCAGCTGGATGCGGTTCACAAAGATCCTCTCCTTCATTCTGGCCTTCTTCTGtccttttgtttcaaaatggtATTCAAATTTGTTGCTGTTGCAGAGGATGATTTCTGAAATCCAAGTAGAAATGTAGAAAGCCCTTTGATTATTATTCTGCTCTTTGGCGAGTTGCTTCAGTTCAACAAACAGCTTCTCCAGGAGCAGGTGAATGAAGGATGGTGAGTTGAGCACCTTCAGGAGGGGCAGCCAGAAGCGCAGGAAGGTTTGCTGGAGTCTGAGCTCAGAAGTATCTTCGCTGTCAAAAGAGTCACAACCTAACGTTTCCAGCTGTTCAGCAGTAGGGACTAGAAATCCATCTTCCAGCAACACGTCAATCAGCAGGTTACAGGACTGCAAAGCAAACTGCTTGATCTCACCTAGCAACCAGCTCATGTCTGCAAAGGGGGATGGCGACATGttcttctctttgtcttcaGGAAGCCCGTCAAAAGCCTGGTACTGCTCCTTCTCATAAGATATCAGCAGCTCCCGTGCATTCTTGTAAGcttccatttctttttgccTTGCAATGAGCTCCCCCCCTCTCAGCTCAGcctctcatcctctccatcAGACTCTGACTCCCAGTCCTCACCGGGCCCTCCTCCAAGCTGCCTGGACCAGTACTCCTGCTGGAGCCACTCCAACACCACTTTACATCCCTTTCGACACCACTTCAAGGTGGGAAGCTTCCTGTGGGTGAAGTCGTGCCTCAGATCTACCACCCACGCTGGGATGTTCAGGTTCCCGGCCAGCCGCCTCAGGGGACGGGCTGTTTTCCCCTGCTGTCTTTCGGTGATCAAATTGACGAAcctaataatatataaataagagTAGCAATTATTACACAAATTACAAGgaatttaaataacaatttaattATCTCACAATGCAAGGATCTAGTAAATGGAATGGAAAGAATAAACATGAGAATCAGAAACCAAGTTCATATCTTTGATGAAAGATGGGAAAAATTAGTgagttttaaaacacaaaacatttatatatatgataaatgactgaaatatatGACTGTGGTGAAATGTGACAattactgtgtgtatgtgtattaaTGCTGTATCAATTATGTGTAAGCTAAAccttatgttattattattattaataataataataataataataataagtgtgtgtgtgtgtgtgtgtgtgtgtgtgtgtgtgtgtgtgtgtgtgtgtgtgtgtgtgtgtgtgtgtgtgtgtgtgtgtttctttcttctcttttcctggTGTGTGGATGTAGATGTATGGCTTGCAATCAAATAATTtcttcaaatgcaaaaaaatgacGCACCTCATCAGGGCGGCTCCATAGAGCAGGACCAGGTCATCTCCGTCCAGCTGGCCCGACCGGTCCAGTACCTGGCACCGAACCAGGTCCGCTGTGCAGTCCACCGCCACCGGGCTGCTGTTGGCATACCGGCCCCTCCAGGCTGAGATCCGCTGCAGGGCGTACCTCTGTAGGGCCGGATCCTTGGAGTACAGATACTCTAGAACCTGATCCCACTCAGCCTTGTTAGTCCACGCCACCACATGGCGTCTTTTCTCCGCGCTCCTTTTCTTCATGTTATCGGTGTATGAGGGGGACGGTCGAACGCGTTAACACTTTCCACACGTACCGCTCCTCACTCAGAGAAACGGACCCCGACAGCCGCTAAGAAACAGTAACAACTTTGAGTCGCAGCGTGGAAGAGTTCGGTTCGGATTGTATCGCATCCCGGAAGTGACGTACTCTTCTCTAGATTAATGGCAGACTGCTACCCAACGTTGAAGGTGCGCGTCGCCACCTGCTGGACCGGAGTGTATAAACAGTCCATAACCGTAAAACcacttttatcatttaaataaacccTCTcctgttaaaatatttttaatgaaacatattGTGTCTTAGTTTGTCATTATTGAAAcgcttcatttatttattttaggatttatttatagaaatgtaattCGTTAGCCTACTTAATATTGGAGGAAATGACATGCCATAGTTTTCCCAGATTGCTCAAATATATTGTATTGCCATCCATACACACATATCTTAATAAACTAGCTACAAAAACACAGTGTTATCAAGATTAGTGTATATATACAATAGGTGTGTAGAATGTAATTGAGACAGGTCTGGACCCACTTGGAAAAAGGATCTACGATCTCCCTAGGCTCCATTTCCATCCTTATCTCAATCACAAACTATGTTGATATAGTAAGCTTTATATATATCAAGCTTTGGTAAAGATGCTTTAGTTCCATGATGAACAACAACATTATGCATTTAAAGATGAGAACAGGCAGGTATTCCAGATCATTGTTTTgtcatgttgttattttattttttaaatcctgcaaAGGCActtattttcaaatataaatacctGAAATACAAAATGGTGGCAATCTCTTCAATTCAAATTAAACAGCAAAggaaattaatatatataatacttaAGATGATAGCATGGATGTTCTGTGACTCCCCACTCTCCCCACTCCCAGGAAAAGGTTggtgacaaaatgtaaaaataaagttaGCAGTTTTATTGTGTTTGGGTGTGAGCTATGtcagaacaacaaacaacaacatccttAAAGTTtcctaacaaaacaaaaaaaaacacagcaccAAACAAGCTTCTGAACTAGCTCCTAAAATCtcaaaacaggagaaaacagggaatcaaagtaaacaaaagagaaagCTTCTCTCTCCCACCATTGCTGCTTTTAGTTAACATATTTAACAGTATTTCCAAAACAGAAGTCTGAATAAGCTCtctaaatacacaaaatgcTGTCTCTCTGTGAGAGAATGACAGAAGGAAGAGCGACTGTCACGCTGCAGCTCAAATCGGGCTGACGTCATCTGGTAGACCGGACCATAATGTACTAACACTAAACTTTTAATCACAATCCAATTACATCTAAAAGGTATGATCATCTAAGCACATGCTTCCCTTATACTTGTCCTCTAATCTTTGAACTGTTTTCATGGATTTAACTAGATCTGTTGTAAGATGATTGGTCACTCCCAGTCGGATCAGTTCATGATATTGTTGCTCAGTAGCAGTTATGAAATGGTTTGAATATGTAACCTGACACTTTAGAAACAAGACATCACATGTCAGACACAGCACTGATTATTGAGAAATATTTGCTGGGATCAGGATCCAGAGATTACAAAGTTAAATTAGCAATACAAAACTTTGAAAATACTGTGATGAGTAAAAGCCCTGCATTAAGGAATTTACTTTAAGGTCACCTATTATACAAagtgcactttttgatgtcttttctacataaatgtgtccctgatgtgtaaggagactcacaaagatTGCACATTGGTCAATGATACTTCAGGGAGACATCGGGAATAAAACAGCTAAATCTTTTATCAGTTCACCCAGCTTAATCTTTTGTTTCTACTCATTTTGTGCTTTACGCCCCAGGCGTTAACACTTTCTGCAAAGCTCTAACCAACATGTAGCATGGCCTGGTGCTGAACAGAGCAGACTCATCATACGTGATATGTGACGACTAGGCACACAGGTTTAACATCTCACTTACACCAATCAGCCATAACACTATGACCACCATGCCATCACAGGGTTCAAGcggagagacagactgactgtgGGCACCTTGGAGAGGGCAAACGAGCTGAACACCTTATTCAATGGGTTccgccccctgctgctgtctcttcCACTTCACACCTCACCTCCACCATTCATTCGGGCTTCAACATCTCCCCACTGATTTCCTTGCCTCTGACCGTTCTCCCACTATCCCCACTGTTGAGCATTCTGAACTGTACCACCTCACCTCTGATGAGCCTCCCTGCTACTGTGACATcaaaccccctcccccgccTCACAGTGACTACAGGCCAGGTtaagagacagctggagaaacTACACCAAGGCAAATCTGCAGGCCCGGACGGCATCAGCCCCAGGGTTCTGAAGACCTGCACCTGCCAGCTGTCTCCTGTTCTTAAacacctgttcaacctgagcgTTCAACTGGAGACCATCCCggtgctgtggaagacgtcctgcgtTGTTCCTGTCCCTAAAAAGACGGCTCATTCTGGGCTCAATGACTATCGGCCggtagctctcacatctcatgtcatgaaggtgctggagagacAGGTCTTGTCCCATCTCAGACCACAGGTGATATCATTTCTTgaccctctgcaatttgcctaccagTCCCACCTGGGGGTGGATGATGCTGTTATCTACTTGCTGCAGCGTGCTCCCTCGTACCTGGATGGATCGGGTGCTctgtgagaatcaccttctttgatttctccagtgcattcaacacggTCCAGCCTCggctactgagtgacaagctgcaggctataTGGGTAAatggacgggaggaggagtacagagcgctggtggatgattttgtggagtggactggaagaaaccatctgcttctgaatgtggccaagaccagagagattgtcattgacttcaggaggaagaggacgtctccactgcccctgtgcattctgggagaggatgtggctgtggtggaggattacaagtaccttggagtgcacctcgacaacggactgaactggagggccaacactgacgctgtgtacaagaaggggatgagctgactgtatttcctgaggaagctgagatccttcaacgtgtgcagcaagatgttggagatcctctaccagtctgttgttgccaGTGCACTCTTctctgctgccgtctgctgggggggggcagcatcagagccggtacaacagcagaatcaataaactaattaagaaagctggctctgtcatcggcgTCAAACTGGACAACTTTGAAGCTGTAGTGGAGAGGAGGACCCTGAACAGACTGTtatccatcatggataaccccac
The Eleginops maclovinus isolate JMC-PN-2008 ecotype Puerto Natales chromosome 1, JC_Emac_rtc_rv5, whole genome shotgun sequence genome window above contains:
- the las1l gene encoding LOW QUALITY PROTEIN: ribosomal biogenesis protein LAS1L (The sequence of the model RefSeq protein was modified relative to this genomic sequence to represent the inferred CDS: inserted 1 base in 1 codon), with amino-acid sequence MKKRSAEKRRHVVAWTNKAEWDQVLEYLYSKDPALQRYALQRISAWRGRYANSSPVAVDCTADLVRCQVLDRSGQLDGDDLVLLYGAALMRFVNLITERQQGKTARPLRRLAGNLNIPAWVVDLRHDFTHRKLPTLKWCRKGCKVVLEWLQQEYWSRQLGGGPGEDWESESDGEDEXAELRGGELIARQKEMEAYKNARELLISYEKEQYQAFDGLPEDKEKNMSPSPFADMSWLLGEIKQFALQSCNLLIDVLLEDGFLVPTAEQLETLGCDSFDSEDTSELRLQQTFLRFWLPLLKVLNSPSFIHLLLEKLFVELKQLAKEQNNNQRAFYISTWISEIILCNSNKFEYHFETKGQKKARMKERIFVNRIQLRWQQLLSACLDAPCVSTPHLLQLILDDMEHPLPLETRQRLLQLCSIYTQIGHSEYDTVPEHKHQPIYTLESLHEKLQQLRRHRWRSTSYAEGSGVSPEEYKSADAQAENVKLLRGSPWQVCNDKVLWKNYPLGKVPGQSDDPSCLMVENYSTMTVFDQPVELDSNTTHSVPGVSAPLRTADGLLWNHSDVNKLKSGLQLF